A window of Syngnathoides biaculeatus isolate LvHL_M chromosome 9, ASM1980259v1, whole genome shotgun sequence contains these coding sequences:
- the apela gene encoding apelin receptor early endogenous ligand, producing the protein MRTFNLLYLLTLLLLLLLATAVAVVEPASIARPNFLNLRKKYHRHFCLHRRCLPLHSRVPFP; encoded by the exons ATGAGGACCTTCAACCTGCTCTACCTGCTCACGTtactgctgctgctcctgttaGCCACCGCGGTGGCGGTAGTCGAGCCAGCCTCCATCGCCAGGCCaa ATTTCCTAAATCTGaggaaaaagtaccacagacaCTTTTGCCTGCACCGACGCTGCCTGCCTCTGCACTCCAGAGTCCCCTTCCCCTGA